GCACCTACTACTTTTCTACTGAAGATATCCATTATCAAATAGAGGTAATAGTGCTTCCCTCGTATTTTCGATGGCAGATAACTGATATCCCAGCTCCATACCTGATTTGGTTTGCAGGCTTTTTGAACCTTTGGTCGAGAAGGACTTGTGCCAGCTTTGTTACGAGTTCGCTTACCTAGCTGGTTGTTTGCTTTTAATACACGATAAAATGTGGACTCTGAGGCAATGTAAATGCCTTCATCAGCCAACATTGGAACGATGATATTCGGAGGTAAATCGGCATACTCTGGTGTATTGCAGATATCTAATATCTGCTGCCTTTCGGCTTCTGATAGCTTATTATGAGGCTCGTGCTGCCGAGGATGCTGACGCATATCACTTGTGATTTCGGCAGAGTTCCGTGTCCAACGCTGGAACGTTCGTATTGATAACCCAACGGTGGAACAAGCCTTTGTCTTTGTTGCCCCTTTACGTACAGCTTCATCAACAAGTGTGACTATTTTAAGCCGCTCTGAGATAGGAATAAGTCTTCCTCGTTGATTTCCCAGAGGGCATTGAACTTTTCCCGCAAAACCAGTAGCGCAGCCGTTTCAGCAAGTGCTTTATCTTTACGTGCCAACTCCTTCTCCAACGCTTTTACCTTTCTGCGTTCATCACGTAGTAGCTTATTTTCTTTGTGTGACATTGAAGCCGATGTTGTACTCTGCGCCTTGATAGACAGTGCTCGCCAGGTTTTAACGTCATCGACAAATAACCCTTTAGACCTACAGTATTCAGCTAACTCGCGTTCAGACATTGTTGCAGTTTCAATCACTATGAAAAATCTCTGCTCCGCTGAATAATCAGTAGTAGCATTTTCTAAGGGCAGCTCTGTAGACAATAGGCCGCTTTCAACAAGTTCATTTCTCCACTTAGATACCACGGATGGACTCACATCTAATTCTTTAGCAATTCTTCGATGAGACCAATTATATGGTGGTAACAGCCAAGTTTGGCCTTTCGTTTTCACATCAATTGGAACTGGATTGGCTGGCATAGTTATCTCCTTAAAAATCTAGGCGACAACTATGCTGACACAGGGGGGAAATGACTGATCGGAATGCTCCGAAATACGCAGCTAGAGCACGGTGTAAGTCGAGACCATACGAATTACATTCAGAACCACTCTTACGGCGATGTTGCTGAAACTAACTACATCATATACGCCTTTTATAAAGAGAAAAAAGCCGCACTCAAGCTGCTTGAAAAACTGGTAAACAAAGCGATTGTTAAAGCAAATCAGTATCAAGCGAAACGCTGCCATCAAGAAAGTATTAGTGTTCAATCACAGCTGCAAGAAAAAGGCGAATCAGATAACTTGAGATTGTTCGGCTAAAAACAGCTTTTGATATGTTGGCTTCAGCCTTAGATAGGGGGCTTGCAGCCTATGGCTGCAAGGATTTTTGAGAATACTTTGAGGCGGTCGTGGTGGTTACCTTAATGATAAATGAGCTAAACCTCTTAATCCTAGCTATGACTGATTACCCCTGTACGCGGGTAAAGTTAATTTTAACCCCTTGAGGGGTTAAAAGTACTAGTATCCTCTACAGGGGATAATTTACATTAGAGGCAGATATGCTCATAACAAGTTCTAAGCAGCTAGGAATATACTTGCGTGATGTACGCAGGAATCAAAGGCGAAACCAAACCAAAGTCGGAGAGATTGTTGGTCTAAAGCAGACAACAGAAGTGGCCCCCGATTTTCGGACATGACTTTAAGTGGTCGATCTGTTTTGATAGTACCCAACAATACAGGGACAGATTATGACTAGAAAACGTAGAAACCACTCTCCTGAGTTTAAAGCTAAGGTGGCACTCGATGCCGCTAAAGGCGATAAAACCGTCGCTGAGTTAGCTCAGAAATACAACCTGCACGCTAACCAAATCTCGACATGGAAAAAGGAGCTGCTTGAAAACGCAGCCATGATTTTTGCCACCGAAAATCACACAGGAAAAGAGAATTCCGAAGAAGTGGACAAACTTCACGCCAAGATCGGTCAATTGACCATGGAAAATGATTTTT
The Vibrio navarrensis DNA segment above includes these coding regions:
- a CDS encoding IS3 family transposase (programmed frameshift), which produces MPANPVPIDVKTKGQTWLLPPYNWSHRRIAKELDVSPSVVSKWRNELVESGLLSTELPLENATTDYSAEQRFFIVIETATMSERELAEYCRSKGLFVDDVKTWRALSIKAQSTTSASMSHKENKLLRDERRKVKALEKELARKDKALAETAALLVLPGKVQCPLGNQRGRLIPISERLKIVTLVDEAVRKGATKTKACSTVGLSIRTFQRWTRNSAEITSDMRQHPRQHEPHNKLSEAERQQILDICNTPEYADLPPNIIVPMLADEGIYIASESTFYRVLKANNQLGKRTRNKAGTSPSRPKVQKACKPNQVWSWDISYLPSKIRGKHYYLYLIMDIFSRKVVGAEVYDQELGEYAAELLQRTTWREKCVQGNITLHSDNGAPMRSYTMLAKMYDLGIASSYSRPRVSNDNPYSESLFKTIKYCPSWPMDGFSSIEDARCWVGNFVDWYNNEHKHSGIKYVTPQQRHCGEDNEILRQRMQVYRRAQLTHPGRWSRQTRDWSYIDEVYLNPEKCAA